AATAATCAAGTTTATCTTTAGAAACATCGATACCAACAAACAACATAGAAACACAACCTTTCAGAATTAGATTCTAACTCTGGGTATATAAGAAAAGAGCCTCGTTATATGTAAGAGCTATAGCTCATTCTCCGGTAGCAATTCAACTTATATACCAAAGTTAGTCAGACTATTCAAGGCACTTAAGTGCAGGAGGTGACAGAATTACTTTAGTTATATAATAACTCAGAGTTAGAATTATTTTTTTAAAAATAAATATCAGATTTATTAATTATATGAAAACATTATACACGAGGAGGAGATATTATGAAAAAAGTAATTATTATTGAAGGTATGTCATGTGAGCATTGTGTAAAAAGAATAAGAAAAGAATTAGAAAAATTAGAAAATGTAAATGTGTTATCTGTTGAAATTGGAAAAGCAGTTATAGAAGGAAGTGTTTTAAAAGATGAAGCTATTAAAGAAGCTATAGATGAAGCAGGTTATGATGTTAAAGAAATAAAAGATGAGGATGATGAACATCATGAAAACAATCATGAAAGTCATGAACATCATATGAAACATAAAAAAATGCATCATAAAGGTCATTGTCATTAAAAAATCTAAGGAGAGGACTTCTCCTTAGATTTTAAAAAACGAGGTGAAAAACAATGAATAATAATTTGAATAAAAATAGTTTAAAAAATAAAAATAGTTTAAATATATTAAAAACAGCAAAAGGTCAAATTGAAGCGGCTATAAAAATGGTTGAAGATAATCGGTATTGTATTGATATATCAAGACAGATATTAGCTTCTATTGCATTGTTAAAAAAAGCAAATACTAAAATTTTGAACAATCATCTTGAAAGTTGTGTCAAAAATGCAGCCTATTCAAATGATATAAACGAAATTAACATGAAAATAGAAGAATTAGAAGAAGTAATGAATTACATAAGTAAAAATTTTTAATTAGGAGGGATATTATGTTACCAGAAATAAATGAAAATATGACTTTAAAAGAAATTATGGATATGGATAATAAATTATTTGATGAATTAAAAAATTTTGGTTTTGATATTTGTTGTGCAAAAATGAGTAGTTTAAAAGATAGTTGTAAAGATAAAGGACTTAATGTAAATGTTGTAGTTAAAAAACTAAATGATGTTGTTGAAGAAATAAATTATATAGAAAAATTAATATCTGAAAATGAATAAATTTTAAGGAAATTCTAAGGAAAAAGTGTTATACTACAAGAGTCCCACCCATGTAGGGGTGTAAAATAAAAAAAGGAGGGAAAATTGTGAGGTATGGAATAATAAAAGAAACAAATTATGAATTTGAAAAAGCAATAAAAAAACTTGATGAAAATTTGCAAAAGGAAGGTTTTGGTATTTTATCTAGAATAAATTTAAATGAAAAATTTAAAGCAAAATTGGGTATTGACTTTAAAAAATATACAATTTTGGGAGCATGTAGTCCTAAAAATGCACATAAAGCTATATTAGCAGAAGAGAATATTGGTTTGTTTTTACCATGTAATTTAATAGTATATGAAAAGGATGAAAAAACAATTGTTGCAGCTATTAAACCTACTGTGGCTATGGAATCAGCTAATAATGAAAAGGTATTAGAAATTGCTAAAGAAATAGAGGAGTCGTTAGCAAGAGTTATTGATAACCTTTAAAAAAGGGAGATGAGATTATGATGCATGGATGGTATGGACCATATAACTTTGGAGGATACGGATTAATAGGATCATTTATAAATTTCATATTTTTAATTGTATTTCTTGTAGTAATTTATTTTTTAATAAAAAAGATGTTTTTTAATGGTAATTTTGAATTTAAAAGTAATGAAGATTATGACGTTTTGAAGGTTTTAAATGAAAAATTTGTTAAAGGTGAAATTACAGAAGAAGAATATCTTAGAAAAAAAGAATTAATTTTGAAAAAATAAATAAAAAAATTTAATGTGAGGTGATTGGTATGATGTTTTTCTTTCTTTTGTTAATAATATTAATTTTGTGGTATTTTATGAAAAATCCTGATGCTGCTAAAAAAATAGGTGATTTTAATAATGATCCAAAAAATGAAGCTTTAAAATTATTAAATGAAAAATTTGTAAATGGAGAAATTACAGAAGAGGAATATTTAAGAAAAAAGAAACTTATAGAATAAATTGTGTATAAGGTGATTTTTATGAATGAATTAATGAGAATAGTTGATATAGATGGAGAATATGTATATTTACAAGCTCTTGAAGCATTAAATTGTACATCGTGTGCAATAAAAGGTTCATGTAATTTAACAGGAGATCCAAATAGAAAAATTAAGGTATAAATAAAAATAATTTAAAGTTAAATAGAGATGAATTCGTATATATAAAAAAATAGACTCACTTGAATCAAAAGTAGCATTTATAATGTATGGAATACCTTTGCTGACAATGGTTATAATTACTGTACTTCTATTCTCATTTGGTTTAAATGAAATAATATCTTTTATTTTAGGATTAACTGGTATGTTTGTTTCATATTATTTCATTCATTTATATGATAAGAAAGTTGCAAAAATTAAGTATGTTCCAGAAATCATAGAAAAAGTTGGAATTTATAGAAATTTTCAGGTGTAGGAGGTGAGAATATGTCATGTGGAGGCGGAATATTTGGTTATCACGGGAGAGGATTATTAAATAATCGACATCATAATTCTGAGGATTATCCTAGAAGATCAGAAGATTATTATAGACAAAACCGACAGCCGATGTTAGAAGAAACTAATAGAAAAAGTAAAGCACTAGATATATTAGATGAAAAATTTGTTACTGGAGAAATAACCGAAGAAGAATATCTCAGAAAGAAAAAAATTATATTAAGTAATATCGCAGGATAGAAAGAGATGATTAATATGAAGAAATTAATATTAGTATTTGTTATGTTGAATTTGATAATATTTTCGTTTAGTAATATTATAGATTTATCTGTTGAAAAAGTATATAAACCATATCTTAACGATGAAAGTAAGGGTTATTTTGATATTTATGGAAGAGTTAGCGTATTTTCATTATATACAAACATACCATTGGCACTTAATAATTTTTATAAGACAGATTTTAGTGAAATCAGAATATATCCAGATAAAAATTTAAATTTAGAAAATATAAAAATTGGAGTAGATGTTGTAAATACAAGTTTTAAAACAAATAGATTAACTTTTTTTCCTATGATGCATATGATGTATTTTAGAAAAGTAAAAAGAGAAAATAATATTGAAAATAACATATATATTCCTTTTAGATTTGCTGTAGAAAATGAAATTAAAAATTTAAATGATTATAAGAAAATAGAAGTTGTTTTAAGTAGTGGAATTGTATTTAAAGACAAATATATGATAGAAGTGGGAGTAAAAGATAATATAGAAAATATTATAAACTCATCATTTAAAATTAATTGGTTAATAGGTTTTAGATACAATATATTTTAATTGGGAGGTGAAATTATGCCATGTTGGGGTTGGAGTGGATTTTATGGATATGGAATAATTGGCTCTTTAGTTGGATTTGGATTTATGATTTTATTTTTAATAATAATTTATTTCATATTTAAAAATTTATTTAAAAACAATCATTCAAAACAAAATCAGAAAAATAAAGTAAGTAATGAAGATGTCTTAAAAATTTTAAATGAAAAATTTGTTAAAGGTGAAATAACCGAAGAAGAATATATAAGAAAAAAGAAACTTATCGAATAGGAGTGAATAATATGAAAAGTAGATTTTTATTGAGTTTAATGTTAATTTTTAGCTTATCATTAATTTTCGCACATGGTGGAGATATAGAAAATCAGAGTAATGGATATTATACAAATATTCCAACAGTTAGTATAGATTTAAAAATTATGGAAATAAACGAGCAGGTACCTATAGCATTGGCTATTGATGAAAAAGGAACATATTATATATTAAGATTAGAAAATATGTTTATGTTTTATAATAATTTACCAATAGAAGCTGGGAAAGAAGTAAACGTAAAAGCAACAACATTATATAGTTTTTCAAAAGTAGAAGAATTATTAGTAACATCGATTGAAATAGAAAATAAAGAATATATTATACCTAAAAACTTTGGCTACGGATACCCAGGAATGATGGGTAGAAATATGATGAATGGCTACGGATACCCAGGAAATATTAATAATTATTGGTACCCAGATACCCCAGGTAATACACAAGAACCAGAAATGAATAATATGATGGGAAATAATTAAAAGTAAATAATTATATAAAAGCCCCCTTAATAATAAGGTTAATGGGGGCATTTTGATAATATTTATATAAGGAGCGAATCTAAACAATGAAAAACAGAAATCTATTTAGATTTATTATAAAATACCGGCTCTGGATAATTATTATTTCAATAATTCTTACAATTTTTTTGGGCATATTTGCCAAATATTGATATTTGGGACCTACACATTATTGCCAGAGAATGATCCGGAAATAATTAAATTCAAACAAATATCTGAAAATTTTGGTGGTTTCGATAATTTAATTATTACAATAAAAGGAAATGACAATTTAAAAATGGAACAGGCAACTGAAGAAATTGCCAAAAAAATGAAAGGATTATCGGAATTTATAAAATATGTTGATTATAAATATCCTGTAGATTTTATAAAAGAAAATATTTTATATAAATGATGATTTATTTTATAAAAGCGTTGAACTTCTAAAAAATAATCTTGATACATTAGTGGTAATAACAGCAGATCATGAAACGGGTGGATTAGGCCTTTCAACAGGTGGATATTATTTTGATGTTGAAAAGGAATTTTACTAAAAATACATATTTTATAGCTAAACGAGAAAATAATGATAAAAATAAAGTAAAAGAATTAGTAAAAAATATTATAATATTGATTTAACAAATGAGAATATGGAATATTTTGATACGCTTGTTAAAGAACAGGGTGGTTATTGCTGCTTATGCTTTTGGTTCTGGATCAGAGAATTTTAGAGGTTTTTATGATAATACTGATATACCAAGAATTATAGGAAGAATAGCGGGATATTCTTTAACATACCCTGTTTATGAACTACCTATAACAGGAAATCATTAAAAAGATAATATGACATTTGGAAATTTTCAATATGTCATTATTTTTTTGATAAAGGATTGGGGAAACATATGGATAAAGAGGGAATGAATATGAGTCATGATCATCATAATATGAAAGATGATCATTCAGAACATAATGACGAACATTCAATGAAACATAATCATGAACATCATGCTCATATGGTAGAAGATTTTAAAAAGCGATTTTGGATATCCTTAATTTTAACAATTCCTGTTTTAATGTTATCACCATTAGTTCAGAAATTATTTAGATTAGAGTTTTCTTTTCCGGGTGATTTATATATTCTTTTTATAATTTCAACCTTTATCTATTTTTATGGAGGATATCCGTTTTTAAAAGGTTTTTATGAAGAAGTCAAAATTAATAAACCTGGAATGATGACTTTAATAGCTGTTGCAATTAGTACAGCATATGTATATAGTAGTGTGGTAGTTTTTGGTTTAGAAGGGGAAATATTTTTTTGGGAATTAGCAACATTAATTGATATTATGTTACTTGGGCATTGGATTGAAATGAGATCAGTAATGGGAGCTTCACGTGCATTAGAGGAATTGGCAAAATTAATGCCGTCAGATGCACATAAGTTTATGCCAGATGGTTCGCTAAAGGATATTCCTCTTGAAGAATTGAAAACAGATGATATTGTTGTTGTAAAACCTGGCGAAAAAGTTCCAGCTGATGGTATTATAATAGAAGGTGAAAGTTATCTAAATGAATCAATGCTAACAGGTGAAAGCAAGCCTGTATCAAAAAAGAAAAATGATCTCGTAATTGGTGGTTCAATTAATGGTGAAGGTTCATTAAAAGTGAAAGTTAAAAATACAGGAAAAGATTCATATCTTTCTCAAGTTATTGAACTTGTAAAAGAAGCACAAGAAAGTAAATCTAGAACACAGGATCTTGCTAATCGCGCAGCAGTATGGCTAACTTTTATAGCATTATCAGGTGGTGCAATAACTTTTTTTATCTGGACGTTTATAGCTGAAAAAAGCTTTGTTTTTGCTCTTGAAAGAACGGTTACAGTTATGGTAATAACTTGTCCTCATGCACTTGGTCTAGCAGTTCCATTAGTTTTTGCAGTTTCAACAGCGATATCTGCAAAAAATGGCTTACTTATTAGAGATCGTGTAGCTTTTGAAAGGTCAAGAAATATTCAAGCTATAGTGTTTGATAAAACTGGTACATTGACAATGGGAAAATTTGGTGTAACCGATGTGGTTAATCTTTCAAATGATATAAATGAAGAAGATATTTTAAATTATGCTGCCTCAGTTGAAGCACATTCAGAACATCCAATTGCAAAATCTATTGCAAAATCTGCTGAAAATTCAATGAAGGTAGAAAACTTCAAAGCCATTCCGGGAAAAGGAGCTGAAGGTAATGTAAATGGAAAACATGTTATGGTAGTTAGTCCTGGGTATTTGAGGGAAAAAAATATAAAAATTGAAAATGAAAAAATAAATGAAATGTTATCAGCAGGAAAAACAGTAGTTTATGTATTAATAGATTCTGAATTAAAAGGAGCAATAGGTCTTGCTGATATTATTAGACCAGAATCGAAAGAAGCTATAGCAAAATTAAAAGAAATGGGAATAAAATGTATGATGTTAACAGGCGATAATAGTCAAGTGGCAAAATGGGTTGCTGAAGAATTAGAACTTGATGAATATTTTGCTGAGGTTTTGCCTCATGAAAAATCACAAAAGATAAAGGAAATTCAATCACGTAATTTAGTTGTTGCGATGACTGGAGATGGAGTAAATGATGCTCCGGCTTTAGTTCAAGCTGATGTTGGTATAGCGATTGGAGCAGGTACTGATGTTGCTGTTGAATCAGCAGATATAATATTAGTTAGGAGTGATCCGAGAGATGTTGTTTCAATAATAGGTCTTGCTAAAAATACCTATAAAAAAATGATACAAAATTTATTATGGGCCACAGGATATAATGCTATTGCAATACCACTTGCAGCTGGTATTTTGTATAAATGGGGAATTCTTTTAAGTCCAGCAATAGGAGCAGTATTTATGTCTTTAAGTACTGTTATAGTAGCAATAAATGCAAAGTTATTAAAATTAAAATAAGAATAAAGAAATATGTTTTATAATTTATTGAAAATTTCGTTATGAATATTTAAAATAAATAAAATACAATATCCCTAGATAATAGGGGAGGTGAGATTATGATTAAATTATGCAAACACAATAGTGGAACAGAAAAAATGGTAGAGTATTTTGAAAAAGAAGGTATAGAACATACTGTAGAAAATTGTTTAGGAGAATGTGATGTTTGTCATTCAAAAGTTTTTGTAAAAAAAGATGAAGAGGTAATTTCAGCTGATACTGTAGAAGAGTTAATAAGCAAAATTTAACCCCATGTATATGGGGTTATTTTTTTATATATCTATAATTATTTTTAAGTTAATTTTAAGTTTATTATTATATAATAATTATATAAATAAAATATTTATACTTAAGAATATTGTAGAAAGAAGTGATAAAATGAAGTTTTTAAAAATTTTAGTTTTTTTATGTTTTTTGTAAGTAGTGTAATTATTTTTTCAAATTATGATTATAATTTAGTTGAAACAGGTCAAACAAAGGTTTATGATGTTAATGGAAATGAGATAACTTCTTCTAGAGAAGAACTTTACGGTCAAGATGGAGATTATCAAAAAGGTAAAAAATTTTCTTTTATTGATAATGGTGATGGTACTATAACAGACTTAAATACTGGATTAATTTGGCAAAAAACACCGCCATCAACAGGAATTACATGGGAAGAAGCATATGAATATTGTGAGAATTTAGAGCTTGGCGGATATGATGATTGGAGGCTTCCAACCGTTAAAGAACTTTTTTCTATCTGGAATGGAGAAGAAGGATGGCCATACATAGATACAAAATATTTTGATTTAGTTAATGTTGAAGAACTTTCGAAGGATGAGCAATATTGGTCTAGTACAAAATATGTTGGTGTGACAGTTGAAGGGAAAGATAATGCAGCTTTTGGAGTTAATTTTGCAACGGGGCATATAAAAGCTTATCCAGCTGGCTCAGATGAAAATAAACCACCTATTAATGATTTTAAAAATATAGAAAATTCTAATGTACAAAGACCGCCTAAATCACCTCTTTTAAAATATGTAAGAGCTGTTCGTGGAAATATATATGGAGAGAATAAGTTTGTTGACAACGGAGATGGTACAATTATTGATGAAAATACAGGTCTTATGTGGTCAAAAATAGATTTTGGGCCAATGGATTGGAAAGAAGCTTTGAAATTTTCTGAAGAATCAACATATGCAGGATATGATGATTGGAGACTTCCTAATGTAAAGGAATTATTAAGTATAGTAGATTATTCTCGATCTCCAACAGCTATTGATGAAAATAATATTGGTCCTGCAATATCATCAATATTTTCATCTACTCAGATTATAAATGAAGCTGGTGAAACAGATTATCCATATTATTGGACAAGTACATCAGCAGAATGTTACCGGATCAACCAATGTATTATGCATGTATGTATCTTTTGGAAGAGCAGTTAATTCTGAAGGAGAAGATTTTCACGGAGCTGGAGCAATTCGCTTTGATACTAAGGTAAAAGATGGTCTGCTGGTGAAGGAGCGGAAAGAATATATAATTATATTCGTTTAGTTAGAGATGCAAAATAAGTCCCGTTTGGGACTTATTTATTTTTCAAATAATGATATTTGTTCGGTTTTTTCTTTAATAAAATATATCAATATTTGGTGTCTTATATACTTCGGAAGTATCTTTTTTACTAAAATTAACTAAAGGCTTCATATCCAAACCAGAAGATAAATACCAAAATAATGTTGGTTCTCTTAGCCAATGTTTTTATTGTAATATTCTAAAATTTCATCCCATTCTTCATATTCATTCCTATTAATAGGTTTTAATTTTTGTAAAAAATCAATAAACATATTTCCTCCATTTTTCACTAATACCAAGTGATATTAGTTTCATTATATAATGTATTTTGTCTTCCTTTTCTTGATCCAACTAAGTCCAATTTAATAATAATATCTTCAAATTCTTTATCGTTTTTAGCCTTATAATAGTATCCGTTATTTCTAGATAATTTATACCCAGGAGATGGAATATGTAAAGTTTTACATTTTCCACAAACAAATATTCTTGGAACAGCTATTGAACCGTCTACAGTTGAAAAAGTAAAATCAACACTGAAAACCGTTTTTACCATTAGCCTTCCACATTCAGGACAAACATATGAAGATAAATAGAAGTTATTTGTAGGTATTGTCCAGAAAGGCATTTTATTTTCTGGAATAACCCCAAAAAATATTTCTCCATCATATTTGTATTTTGTTCTTTCAAAAATCATAATAATCCCTCCTAAAAAATATTTCTTCTTATTTTTTAATGATTTTCTTATAAATTATTTTATCAACTTCAAAATGATTATTTAACTAAGAGCTTCAAATATTTTAACATTTATATCTGCTATATTTAATTCTTTTTCTATTTCGTATTCTATATTTTTTATTTCTTTCTCTTTATTTAACCACCAATTTCTACTCCATATTCTTATAATTTTCCAACCTTTTGATTCTAAAAATCTTTGTCTGTGTATATCTCTTTCTCTAGCGCTTTTACTACTATGATATCTTGCACCATCACATTCTATTCCTAGTATGTATTTTGATTGAACTGGATCATATATACCAATATCAATTCTATATCCAGATGAATTTATCTGGGTATGAATTTCAAGTTTATTATCTTTTATAATAAAACTATTAGTTAAATGTTCATATACTTCCTCTTCAAATGGGCTTTCAAATATTATATTTTGGCTTCCCTCTATATTAGAGAGACTATACAATATTCTTTCTGCTTCCTTTTTATTATCTTGCGAAATTGCTCTTACATATTTTAAATAATCTTTTAAAAATTTTGGACCTCTATTTTTAAAATTATCAACATTTAATTCTTCTGGTTCAAATGAGGTAACAATATATATTTTTTTCTTTGCTCTTGAAATAGCGACATTTAATCTATTTTCACCACCTTCATTTGATAAAGAACCAAAGTAAAATCTAAATTTACCTTTTTCATCTTTTGAATAAGCTGTTGAAAATATGATAATATCTCTCTCATCACCTTGCACATTTTCTATATTTTTGACAAATAAACTTTTATCTTCTCCATTTTCTGTTCTATTAAGTTCTATATTATATAAATTTTCAAATATCTTATCATTTCTTGCTTCATTATCGAGTAAGTCATATATCAAATCTGCTTGATTTATATTAAAAGTTACTATTCCTATAGTCTCATTTTCCTTTCTTTCAAGTAGAATTTTTTTAACAAGAGCAACAACTTCTTTAGCTTCTTCTAAATTTTGTCTATTTTTCCATATTCCGTTTACTTTTATTCTTTCAATAGCTTTTTCATTAGATATATTTGGTGAAATATATAATTTTCCGTCATAAAAAGCATGATTTGAAAAATCAATAAGCTCTTTATATTTTGATCTATAGTGAAAGAGAAGATGTGTTGAATCAAAATTAATTTTTGCAACATCAAGTAAACTTTCTTCTTCAATTGCTGTTGAAATTTCCATATCAAATTCTTCATCTATTTCTTCTCTAGACATAAATATAGAGGTTGGTTTAAGTTGTTTATCGTCACCTGATACAACAACCTTTTTTGCTCTAAAAATAGCAGGAATAGCCTTTTCAACAAATATTTGTGAAGCTTCATCAAATATTATGATGTCAAACAATCCTTCCTTAAGAGGTAAAATTTCCGAAACACTTTCTGGAGTTGCAAGAAAACAAGGATATAAGTTAAATATTAAATTATCAAAAGTTTCTATTAATTTTCGTATAGGTAAGAGTTTGGATTTTTTATGTATTTGTCTTTCAAAATTTTTAGATAATCTATAGTCGCTTCTTAACGCCTTTAAAAAATTACTATTCCATAAAGAATTTATATATTTTACAACATCAGTTTTCTTGGTTTCCATGCTTTCGATAACATTTTTCACATATTCATCATACATTTCATATTTTAAAATTTTATTTTTTTCTTTTTTTTCTATTTCAGTTATTTTCTTTAAAATAAAGAATTTTTCAATTCTTTCAAAAACAAAATTTTCATTAAATCCTTTTTGTAAATATATAAATTCAAGGATTTCTTTTTCTATTTTTATAAGATTTGAAAATTCAACATTTAGCTTATAATATTCTTCGTAGTTCGTTAGAAAAATTTTTAATTTTTCAAGATAATCTTTTAAATCGTATTCATTTATAAGTTTAATTTTAAAATTTTCAAAATCAATAACTTCTTTCAAAAACATTGATTTTGAAATAATATCTTTTGCTAATTCAAAATCGTCTTTAATATTATTAAATATATTTTTTTCTTTTTCTTCTATTATTTTTTTTATTTCTTCCCTTTTATTTTTTCTTATGCTAAAAAATAAAAAATGTAATGGATTGTACCAATTAAATTTTGAAAATTTTTCAAATTTTTTGTATAGCTTTTTATTTTCTTTTTTGTTTAAAATTTTTGCAAAATTTTCCAAATTTTGATTTTCAATTAATGCAATTTTTATATCCTCTTTATAATTACTATTGAATGATAACTTTCCTGGAAAATAATCTAAAAAATTAGAGATTTTATTTAAAGTTTCGTCTATTAAAAATAAATCTAAATCTTTTTTTGTATCTTCTATTTGATTTTTATATTCTTCTTGAATATTTCTATATTTAATATATCTTTCAATTTTATCTTTTATATTATTACATGCCTCTTTTATTTCTATATATTTGTAATCTTGAAAATGTTCTCTAAATTTTGAAAATAATTTTTTCTCATCTTCAGATAAATCTTGATTTGTTTTTGCATACATATTCGCAAGACTTAACCCAAAATCTCTTTCTTGATACATAATACTACCAAACTCTTCGAGTTCTTTTAGGTTTTTATTGATTTTTTCTGAATATTTTATTATATTGTTTAATATATCTTTATCTCCATCTTTTATACTTTCAAATTCATCTTTTATTTTTTTATATATTTCTTTTTTATCTTTCTGTGCATCGTGTATTAGCATTATTTTATTCTTAATAGGTGAAAGTCTATTAAGAATAACATCTAAAGCGGCTCTTTTTTCTGAAACAACTAATACTTTTTTTCCTTTAGCTAGATTATGTGTAATAAGATTTGAAATTGTTTGAGATTTTCCTGTACCAGGAGGTCCATATATTACAAGTCCATCTTTTTCGTCAGACATTTTTATTGCTTTTTCTTGGCTAAAGTCTAGTGTTGATATATAATAAAAATCTTTCTCTTCAATATATTCTTTTTTTAAATCATTATTATTATTATTATTATTATCTTTTTCTCCTAAAAGCAAATATTTTAATAATTTGTTATTTATATTTTGATTTTCAAGGTATAAATAATCATTATATATAGAACTTGAAAGTTTATAATTTCCAAGTATAAGATAATTTTTTATAACAAGTTTTGGTATTTTAATATCATTTTTCCCTTCAATAAATTTTTCTATAGTATTATTTTCATATTCTAATTCAATACCCAAATCTTTAAAATATTTTATAATACTTTCAGGTGTATAATCACCTTCATATTCTTTTTCGTTTATTTTTACTTCATTATGTTTTTGATATGCAATCAAAAAGACTTTGTTTACTATAACATTTTCATCTTTTAATCTTTGAATATACCAATTTTTATCAATATTAATAAGGCTTATTGGAAATAAAAATAAAGGAGATTTTACATATGTTTCATCTTTTAATTTTCCTTCTACATATGGATAGCCTATATAAAGTTCATATCTTCCAGTTTCTTTTTCTATAGTATTTATTTCTCTTTTTAAAGTTTTTAAAGAATGAGAAAAAGAATCTAGTTTTTCTTTTTTTATATATATTTCATCATCATCATTTTCTAATTTTTCTCTATTTTCTTTTATAAAAGCATTATAATCCAAAATACATACTTTTTCTTGTTGAGAAGAAATTATATGTTCTAAAATTTCTTTTGTAACACCTTCAAAGTATTCTTCAAATATTGCTAAATCAAAAGAACGTTTTTTATATAATTTTGTCATGCAAAAAGTTCTATTTTTTGAAGATATATCAATTAATCTATTCTTATATTTCTCAAGAACAAAAGAGAAATTTGACATAATATACTCCTTTCTATTAATATATTAAAAAGTTTTATATTAGAATTTTACCATTATTAATAATAAAAATTAATATATTTTAAAATTTTAATTATATTTTTACATTTTATTTATTAATCATATGATATATGAAAATATAAACATTAATAATATAAACATTAATAATATAAGACTTAATAAATATAAATTTATAAATAATAATATCTATTTTTATTATTACTATAATTTATTATTGACTGTAAAAAAATATTTGATATAATATATTTGAACAATTATTCAATTATTCAAAGATAGGAGGTAATAATGTGAAAAAAGAATTAGTATTAGATGGATTAGATTGTGCAAATTGTGCGGCAAAAATAGAAGATACAGTTAAAAAACATGTAGATAATGTGGAGTTAAATTTCATAACAAAAACATTATCCTTTAATGTTAAAGATGAAAATAAAATTGAAGAAATAAAGGAAATTATAAAAAAAATTGAACCTGATGTAAATGTATATGAAAAAAATAATAGTAATAAAGAAAGTAGTAAAAAAAGTGAATTTAGTAAAAAAAATGAATTTATTAGATTAATTTCTGCTATTAGTATATTTATTGCAGCAATATTCATTAAAAATCCATTTTG
Above is a genomic segment from Marinitoga sp. 38H-ov containing:
- a CDS encoding heavy-metal-associated domain-containing protein, translating into MKKVIIIEGMSCEHCVKRIRKELEKLENVNVLSVEIGKAVIEGSVLKDEAIKEAIDEAGYDVKEIKDEDDEHHENNHESHEHHMKHKKMHHKGHCH
- a CDS encoding metal-sensing transcriptional repressor, whose amino-acid sequence is MNNNLNKNSLKNKNSLNILKTAKGQIEAAIKMVEDNRYCIDISRQILASIALLKKANTKILNNHLESCVKNAAYSNDINEINMKIEELEEVMNYISKNF
- a CDS encoding DUF302 domain-containing protein, which encodes MRYGIIKETNYEFEKAIKKLDENLQKEGFGILSRINLNEKFKAKLGIDFKKYTILGACSPKNAHKAILAEENIGLFLPCNLIVYEKDEKTIVAAIKPTVAMESANNEKVLEIAKEIEESLARVIDNL
- a CDS encoding SHOCT domain-containing protein, with protein sequence MMHGWYGPYNFGGYGLIGSFINFIFLIVFLVVIYFLIKKMFFNGNFEFKSNEDYDVLKVLNEKFVKGEITEEEYLRKKELILKK
- a CDS encoding SHOCT domain-containing protein, translated to MKNPDAAKKIGDFNNDPKNEALKLLNEKFVNGEITEEEYLRKKKLIE
- a CDS encoding SoxR reducing system RseC family protein — its product is MMYGIPLLTMVIITVLLFSFGLNEIISFILGLTGMFVSYYFIHLYDKKVAKIKYVPEIIEKVGIYRNFQV
- a CDS encoding SHOCT domain-containing protein, with amino-acid sequence MSCGGGIFGYHGRGLLNNRHHNSEDYPRRSEDYYRQNRQPMLEETNRKSKALDILDEKFVTGEITEEEYLRKKKIILSNIAG
- a CDS encoding SHOCT domain-containing protein, which gives rise to MPCWGWSGFYGYGIIGSLVGFGFMILFLIIIYFIFKNLFKNNHSKQNQKNKVSNEDVLKILNEKFVKGEITEEEYIRKKKLIE
- a CDS encoding copper-translocating P-type ATPase, giving the protein MDKEGMNMSHDHHNMKDDHSEHNDEHSMKHNHEHHAHMVEDFKKRFWISLILTIPVLMLSPLVQKLFRLEFSFPGDLYILFIISTFIYFYGGYPFLKGFYEEVKINKPGMMTLIAVAISTAYVYSSVVVFGLEGEIFFWELATLIDIMLLGHWIEMRSVMGASRALEELAKLMPSDAHKFMPDGSLKDIPLEELKTDDIVVVKPGEKVPADGIIIEGESYLNESMLTGESKPVSKKKNDLVIGGSINGEGSLKVKVKNTGKDSYLSQVIELVKEAQESKSRTQDLANRAAVWLTFIALSGGAITFFIWTFIAEKSFVFALERTVTVMVITCPHALGLAVPLVFAVSTAISAKNGLLIRDRVAFERSRNIQAIVFDKTGTLTMGKFGVTDVVNLSNDINEEDILNYAASVEAHSEHPIAKSIAKSAENSMKVENFKAIPGKGAEGNVNGKHVMVVSPGYLREKNIKIENEKINEMLSAGKTVVYVLIDSELKGAIGLADIIRPESKEAIAKLKEMGIKCMMLTGDNSQVAKWVAEELELDEYFAEVLPHEKSQKIKEIQSRNLVVAMTGDGVNDAPALVQADVGIAIGAGTDVAVESADIILVRSDPRDVVSIIGLAKNTYKKMIQNLLWATGYNAIAIPLAAGILYKWGILLSPAIGAVFMSLSTVIVAINAKLLKLK
- a CDS encoding DUF1450 domain-containing protein; amino-acid sequence: MIKLCKHNSGTEKMVEYFEKEGIEHTVENCLGECDVCHSKVFVKKDEEVISADTVEELISKI